The region CCGAAAGGTGCTCAGCCAACTGCGCCAACGCTTCCTGACGCTCAATCAGGGGCGACTCTACCGAGCCCTGGAAGGATTATCGAGCCGTCAGCAGCAAGTGTTGACGCTGTTGCCGCTGTTTCTGCACGTCAATCACCCGCTGCTTCCTGGCTATGTATCTGGAACCACGCCCGCAGGGGTCGCCAACTTCGAACCTGACGCCAACATACTGGCCGAAGCCCAGCGCCTGACACGCTCCTTCTCCTACAAGGCCCGCCATGGCAAGCCATCCATGCCCATCCACGGGCTGTTCCTGATGGGCAGCCTGGGCACGCTGGCCCAGGCAGAACAAAGTGATATGGACGTGTGGGTCTGCCACGCAGCCCATCTCGGCGATAGCGAACTGGCTGAACTGCGCAAAAAAGCCCAACTGTTGGAGAACTGGGCCACCAGCCAAGGCGCCGAGGCCCACCTGTTTCTGATCGAACCGCAACGCTTCGTGAGCGGCGCACGCGACAGCCAACTCAGCTCCGACGACTGCGGAACCACCCAGCACTATTTACTACTGGACGAGTTCTACCGCACCGCGATCTGGCTCGCCGGACGCACCCCGTTGTGGTGGCTGGTGCCAGTCTACGAAGAGTCGCGTTACCACCCGTACATCGACACACTTCTGTCCAAGCGCTTCGTGCGCGCCGACGAGTACCTGGACTTGGGGCACCTGGCGCATATTCCGCCAGGGGAGTATGTCGGCGCAGGTCTCTGGCAGCTTTTCAAGGGCATCGAGTCGCCCTACAAATCGGTGCTGAAACTGCTCTTGACCGAGGTCTATGCCAGCGAACACCCGCACGTGAATTGCCTGAGCCTGCAATTCAAACAGGCGGTATTTGCCAATCAGCTCGATCTCGACGAGCTCGATCCGTACATGATGGTCTACCGGCGCATCGAGAAGTACCTACAAGCACGCGGAGAGCAACAGCGACTTGAGCTGGTGCGTCGCAGCCTGTACCTGAAAGTGAACAGGAAACTCAGTGGCCAGCCGCGCCAACGCGGCAACTGGCAGCGTGCACTGCTTGAGCGACTCAGCGAGGAATGGGGTTGGGACGAGCGCCAACTGGCATTGCTCGACGCCCGCAGTCAATGGAAGGTACGCCAGGTGGCAGTCGAACGCCGCGATCTGGTCGCCGAGCTCAACTACAGCTATCGCTTCCTCTGCCAGTTTGCCCGTAACCAGAATGCAGCAAGTCGAATCGACCACCGTGACCTGAGCATCCTCGGCCGGCGCCTGTATGCAGCGTTTGAACGCCGCGCAGGCAAAGTCGAGGTCATCAACCCAGGCATTGCCCCGGACCTGGCCGAAGATACCCTTACGCTGGTGCAATCGCCCAACCGCAAAGAACCCGGAGAGGTTCACTGGGGCCTGTACAACGGTAACCTGGGCGTGCACGAATGGGAGCACTTCGCGCCACTCAAGCGCTGCCGAGAACTGCTCGAGTTACTGGCCTGGGCTCATCGCAATGGGGTAATCGACAACACTACACGCCTGGCCTTGCATCCAGGCAGCAGCGACCTGAGTGAATATGAGCTGTTCAACCTGTTGGGCAGCCTGCAACAAAGCATCCCTCTACCCTTGCCGATGATCAGCGAACAGCGCCTACTACAGTCGAGCGTGGCGGACGAAATTCTCCTGTTGATCAATGTCGGCATCGACCCGTTACGCCACCATCGTGACCTGAACATTCTGATGACCACCGAGCGTACCGACTCGCTGAGCTACGCTGGCGTACGTGAGAACCTGGTCCTGACCCTCGATCAGGTAACGCTCAATAGCTGGAACGAGGTTCAGGTGCACCGCTACGAGGGTGAGCATGCCTTGCTGCGGTGCTTGCGCGACTACCTCAATGGTTTGGGTGATTGCAGCCATCGACCACGGTTGCGGGTTCAGTGCTTCTGCCACAACCGAGCCCCAGCCATTGCTCTGCGGGTCGAAGAGGTTTTTCTCAATGCCCAGGCGCTGCTGGCGCAGCACCTCAACTTCCGTTATTTGTTGCAAGTCCAGCAGCACACCCACGTCTTGGAGCTGCAGGCCGGTGCAGTGAACCTGGTAACGCTTGAGGGCCAGGATGCTGTTTCGCACTATTTAAGCAAGGAACGTTGCGAGTACAGCCCGCTGCACCTGGATGCCAACGCCCTGCAGGAGCTGGACCTGGCCCAGGTTCTGCCACTGGGACAACCGCGCTGTATTCAGGTGTTTTATCGACTGCAGGATGCCTGGGCCACTGTCTATGTGCTCGATGAGCACAACGCACTCTGGCAACAGCGCCTGCCTTACCATGACGAAAACAGCCTGCTACTGCCGCTACAGCGCTTCATGCAGTCCATGGTTTTTCGCCGTGAAGCGCGGCTGCCGCTGGACAATCTTCACGCTCAAGGTTCGCTGGAGATTCTTTATTACCAATTGTTGCCTTCAGGCACTG is a window of Pseudomonas sp. DG56-2 DNA encoding:
- a CDS encoding class I adenylate cyclase, which translates into the protein MNHPYEIRPDLEQGIDRKVLSQLRQRFLTLNQGRLYRALEGLSSRQQQVLTLLPLFLHVNHPLLPGYVSGTTPAGVANFEPDANILAEAQRLTRSFSYKARHGKPSMPIHGLFLMGSLGTLAQAEQSDMDVWVCHAAHLGDSELAELRKKAQLLENWATSQGAEAHLFLIEPQRFVSGARDSQLSSDDCGTTQHYLLLDEFYRTAIWLAGRTPLWWLVPVYEESRYHPYIDTLLSKRFVRADEYLDLGHLAHIPPGEYVGAGLWQLFKGIESPYKSVLKLLLTEVYASEHPHVNCLSLQFKQAVFANQLDLDELDPYMMVYRRIEKYLQARGEQQRLELVRRSLYLKVNRKLSGQPRQRGNWQRALLERLSEEWGWDERQLALLDARSQWKVRQVAVERRDLVAELNYSYRFLCQFARNQNAASRIDHRDLSILGRRLYAAFERRAGKVEVINPGIAPDLAEDTLTLVQSPNRKEPGEVHWGLYNGNLGVHEWEHFAPLKRCRELLELLAWAHRNGVIDNTTRLALHPGSSDLSEYELFNLLGSLQQSIPLPLPMISEQRLLQSSVADEILLLINVGIDPLRHHRDLNILMTTERTDSLSYAGVRENLVLTLDQVTLNSWNEVQVHRYEGEHALLRCLRDYLNGLGDCSHRPRLRVQCFCHNRAPAIALRVEEVFLNAQALLAQHLNFRYLLQVQQHTHVLELQAGAVNLVTLEGQDAVSHYLSKERCEYSPLHLDANALQELDLAQVLPLGQPRCIQVFYRLQDAWATVYVLDEHNALWQQRLPYHDENSLLLPLQRFMQSMVFRREARLPLDNLHAQGSLEILYYQLLPSGTGKVRQVDAKQVQRNAIALPYYEVQAILQAGASDDVQVTLYCNQREFSELEHGDQLYTMVAREIIEQRRETERYRCYITDLDLSAVLAEGLGSSTLYLRYKGELEQALNEALAQV